The Sandaracinaceae bacterium genome segment GTCCTGGGGCGCGGTGCGCGGGCGCGCCGGCTGATCCCCGGAGGCGTACGGGGCGGCGTGGGACGGCGGCGCGCTCGGGGCCGCGCCCTGCCCGACGATCTGCCCCAGCGGCGGCTGCGAGCTCGGCCCGAGCCCCAGGCTGGGTCCAGGCGGCGCGCTCTCGTGCGGTGGCGCGCCCGCGTAGACGGCGCGGGGAGGCTCCCACCCCGCCGCCACCTTGGTCAGGACGGGGAAGGCCTCGAGGGTGATGGTGTCGCCGGGGCTCAGCAGCACCGCCTGCTCCACCATGTTGCGGAGCTCCCGCACGTTGCCCGGGAACGGGTAGCGGGACATCGCCTCGAGGACCTCGGCGTCGAAGCTGGGCTCGTCGCGGCCCAGCGTGCGCGCCCGCTCCTGCGCGAAGTGGGTCGCGAGCAGGAAGATGTCGTCCCCTCGCTCCCGCAGCGGAGGCACCTCCACCACGAAGACCTCGAGCCGGTAGCGCAGGTCGGCCCGGAAGCGCCCCTCGGCCACCGCGCGGGACAGGTCGCGGTTGGTCGCGGCGATGATGCGCGCGACGAGCTTCCGCGGCTTGGTGCTGCCCACCCGGGTGAACTCCCGCTCCTCGAGCAGGCGGAGCAGCTTGGCCTGCATCGGCAGCTCCAGCTCGCCGATCTCGTCCAGGAACAGCGTCCCCTGGCCGGCGGCCTCGACCCGGCCCGTCTTGCTGTGGGTGGCGCCGCTGAACGCGCCCTTCTCGTGGCCGAACAGCTCGCTCTCCACGAGGGTGGCGGGGATGGTCGTGCAGTCCACCGCGACGAACGGCTCGTAGGCGCGGCCGCTCTTGGCGTGCACGAGCCGCGCGATCACGCCCTTGCCCGTGCCGGTCTCGCCGACGATGAAGGCGGTGGTGTCGTCCGACTTGGCCAGCGCGTCGAGCCGACTCCGCAGCCGCCGCATCGTGGCGCTCTCGCCGAGCATGCCGCCGTCGCCGCCGCTCGTGGCGCCCGCCTCGACCACGCGCCGGCGGAGGTGCGCGACGTCCACCGCGCGCTCGATCCGCATGGTCCACTCGGCCGGCTCGAGGTCCTTGGCCACGTAGTCGAAGGCCCCGCGTCGGATCGCGTCCACCGCGAGGCTCAGGTCCGGGTACGCGGTGTTCAGCAGGAAGACCGCGCCGGTCGCCTTCGGGCGCAGCTCCTCGAGCAGCTCCAGCCCGTTGGCGTCCGGGAGCTGGTAGTCGAGGATCACCACCTCGGGCGAGGCGGCGTCGAAGCGCTCCCTCGCCTCCTGCGCGGTGCCCACCGTCGTCACATCGTGGCCGCCACGCTCCAGCGTGCGGCGCAGGGTGCGCGCGTACACGGGATCGTCGTCGACCACGAGGAAGCGCGCGGTCATTCGACCCGGAGCACCTTCTCGTCGGTCACGATCGCGTGCACGGGGGCATCGGTCTCCACGTTCGGGACCTCCGCGATCTGCTCGAAGTCGAACGCGACCGCCACGCGGAAGGCGTTCGTCAGCCGCGGCAGCAGGCGATCGTAGAACCCCTTGCCGAACCCGATGCGGTGCCCGCGCGCGTCCACCGCCAGCGCGGGCACGAGCACGAGGTCGATCGCGTCGTCGGCGACGAGCGGGCTCTCCCGCGGCGGCTGCAGGAACATCATGCCGCTCTCCTCCAGCGGCGTGTCGCGGGTCCATTCGCACAGCTCGAGCGCGCCCGGGTCGGACCGCGAGAGCCGCGTCGTCGCGATTTGCTTGCCCGCCGTCCACGCCGCCTCGACGGCGACCCGGGTCTGGACCTCGCGGGGCATCGAGACGAAGGCGAGCACCGTCCCGGCGCGCTCCCACTCCGGCAACGCCATGATCCGCTCGCAGATCGCCCGTGAGCGCTTCTCGTTCGCCTCCCGGGGGAGGGCGCGCCGCGTCGCGAGCCGCCGCGTACGGATCTCCGCCTTCACCTGCGCGCGGATCCAGCTCTCGTCGGGCTCCTCCATGCGGGGGAGCATAACGCGCCCGATCTCAGGATCCCGTGCTCAAACGGTCGTCGATCCGCGCGATCGCCTGCTCGACGGCGCTGCGCGTGACCTGCTCGACCTCGCGTCGTCGCAGCTCCGCGCTCCGCAGATCGTCGGCCAGGCCGAGCGCCACCACGGCGAGCAGCTGCGCGGGCGTGGCCGTGCGCGCAGCCTTCGGCCCGAGGGCGTCGATGCGTTCGTTGATCATCTCGGCGAGCGCGAGGAGGTGCTCCTCCTCCGCGTCGGAGGTCATCCGGTACTTCGCGCCGGCGATCTCGAGGGTGACGGTACGTTTCTCGGGCACGGAACGTCGCCGACGGTAATCGTGTCGATCGCGACGCGTCAAGCGGTCCCACGTGTTACGCTTCGTCCTCCGAAGGGCAGCGGTCCAGGGAGGCCGTCGCCGGCTCGAGAACGACCGACTCACGCATGCAAGTCGCCTGTCCCTCCTGCTCCGCCGAATACCCCGTCGACGAGCGCCGGCTCCCCGCCAGCGGTCTGAAGATGCGGTGCCCGAAGTGCGGCGCGCGCTTTCACGTTCACCCCGACGGCCGCGTCGACCCGGCCGACAGCGGAGCCACGTCCAGCGGGGCCCGCTTCCCGAAGCCAGGCGCGTCGAAGCCGGGCGCCTCGAGACCGGGGCCCGCGGTGCCCAAGCCGCCCAGCGGCGCCTTCTCCGATCTGCCGGCGCCGAAGAGCGCGCAGAAGCCGGCGCAGAGGAAGGCGCCGATCGCGCCCGACTTCGGAGACGGGCTCGACCTGCCCGCGCCGAAGTCCGCGCGGAAGCCGCCTGCGCCGCCTGGCCCTCCCAAGCGGAAGCCCATCGCCCCGCCGCTCGGACAGGGCGACCTGGACCTGGATCTGCCGGCCGTCTCCCAGCGAGGCGCCGCGAAGGGCGCTCCCGGCAAGCCGCCCGCGCCGGAGCTCGACCTCGATCTGCCGGCGCCCAAGGCGTCGAAGCCGAAGATCGCGCCGCCCGTGCCCGATCTGGACCTCGACCTGCCCGCGCCCGTCTCGTCGCGCGGCGCCGCGGCGAAGAAGCCGATCGCGCCTCCCCTCGGGGATCTCGACCTGCCGGCGCCGCGCTCCGCCTCGCCGGGAACAGCCTCGCCTCGAACAGCCTCGCCTCGAACACCCGAGAAGCCCTCTGCGCCCGGCGGGTTCGACGACGGGCTCGATCTCCCCGCGCCGCGTCGCGCCGCCAAGCCGGCCGAGGACGACTTCGAGCTGGATCTGCCCGCGCCGCGGGGGCAGTCGCCTGCCGCGTCCGAGCCGGACGAAGAGATCGACCTGCCGGCGCGCCGAGGCTCCGATCCCCGCACCGCGCCGACCCCGGCCGCCCCCGTCCCCGCGGCCGAGCCCGACATCGATCTGCCGGCGCGTCGCGCCGCGACCCGGCGGGATCCGCTGGACGATCTGGACCTCCCCGCGCCCAAGGCCGCCTCCGGCGGGGGCGCGTTCGGCGACCTCGATCTGCCCGCCCCGCGCCAGTCCGCCCCGCGCCAGGAGCCGAAGCCCGCGCTGGCCGACGACTCGCGCACGCCGTTCGACGATCTGGACCTCCCGGTGGCCCGTGACGGTGGCGTCGATCTGCCCGCCGCCAAGGGCTTCGGCGACGTCGACCTGCCCCGGGCCAAGACCCGCTCGGTGATCGAGGAGGCGGACGAGGCCTTCGGGGATCTCGACCTCCCGATGCCCAAGTCGGTCCGGCCCGGCGGGCAGGACGACGGCTTCGGCGATCTCGACCTGCCGACGCCCAAGGGATCGACGGATCTCCCGGCGGCCAAGGGGGGCGGCTTCGGAGATCTCGACCTGCCCACGCCCAAGGGGAGCGCCGACCTCCCGGTCGCGAAGGACGACGGCTTCGGGGACCTCGACCTCCCCACCCCTCGCTCCGATCTCCCGATGCCGAAGGACGACGGCTTCGGGGATCTCGACCTGCCAGTGCCGCGCGGCGCCTCCGACCTGCCGGCGCCCGCCGAGTCCGCCGACCTCCCCGTCGCCCGGGGCGAGGCCGATCTCCCCGCCGTCAGCGGCGACTTCGACGAGCTCTCCCTCCCCGAGCCCCGCAGCCTCCCGCCGGGCCCCGCGCCGGTCGACGACGCGCCCGGGATCGGGATGGAAGAGGGGGACGTCCGGGACGCCTCGGGGCGCACCGGCTTGGGCGGCACCGCGTTCGGCGAGCTCGACCTCGGTGAAGGCGGCGACGCCGACGACATGGAGTTCGCGGACATCCCGCAAGAGGGCGGGGCCGCGGGGGAGGCCCGGGACTCGCTTCCCCCGCCGCGGGTGGTCGCCCAGAAGAAGAAGGACGTCTCCGGGCCGAAGGCGCCGCGCAAGAACCGGGGCGTGCTCGTGGCGGCTGCCCTCCTCGGCCTGCTCCTCGCGGTCGGCGCCGGCCTGGGCTTCACCCCCTACGGCTACTTCGGCGTCTACTTCTTCGACCGGTTCATGCCCGGCGCGGGCGACCCGGCCCAGGTGCGCGCGGCCATCACGTCCGCGGAGGAGCTCGCCGCGAGCGACCGCTGGGCGGACGTGCGCCGCTCGATGATCGCCCTCGGCCGCGCGCGGAGCGAGGCGGGCCTGAACCGCGAGCTGCTCGCGCGCAGCCTGGTGCATCACGCGCTCTTCCAGCTGCGCTTCGACGACGCCAGCGACACCGGCAAGGCCTCCCAGATCATGGCGCGGCTCCAGGAGCGAGGCGCGATGGACGGGCCCGAGATGGCGCTCGCCCGCGCCGCGAATCTGGCGCGGACGCGAAACCCCGCCGCGGGCCCGGCGCTCGCTCAGGCCCGCGCCCACGACGCCGCGGACCCCTACGTGGACCTGCTCGCGGGCGAGCTCGCGCTCGGCAACGGCGACCTCGGCGCCGCGCTCGAGGCGTTCGAGCGAGCGGCGGAGCACGGCGGCGGCACCCGCGCCCTCTGGGGGATCGCCCGCGCGCGCCTCGGCATGGGCGACGAGGCGGCGGCGGCGGCGGTCGACGCGGTGCTCGAGGCGACGCCGACGCACGGCGAGGCGATGGTCCGTCAGGCGCGCATGCGGCTCGAAGCCGGTGACGCCGAGGCGGCGATGCAGCTCGCGCGACAGGTCACCGGGCACGAGCCGGTGGGCGAGGAGCGCCTCTGGTCGTCTCCGGGCGCGCGCGCCGAGGCGTGGACCCTGATCGGCAGCGTGCAGGAGCAGCGGGGGCGGCTGACCCAGGCGCTCGCCGCCTACGATCAGGCGCTCGAGGCCCATGACGCGCACGTGCCCGCGCTCCTCGGCGCGGGCCGCGTGCTCCTGCACGATCGACCCAACGACGCGCTCGTCCGGTTCGAGTCGGTGCTCCAGGCGGAGGGCGCGGCCGACGGGATCGTCCCGAGCGGTCGCACCGCGCAGCAGGAGGCGCAGCTCGGGGCCGCGCGGGCGATGCTCGCCGCCGACCGCGTGCAGGAGGCCAAGGCGACCCTCGAGGGGCTGGCCGGCGCGCGCGAGGACGACGGTGAGGTGCTCCTCTGGCTCGGCCGCGCCGAGGAGGCGCTCGATCCGCCCAACCACGAGGCGGCAGAGCAGCACTACCGCGCCGCCATCCAGGCCGCGCCCGACGGGTTCGCGCCGTACCTGGCCCTCGCGGAGCTCTTCCTCGACACCGAGCGCGGATCCGACGCGGGCGCGGTGCTCGCGCAGGCCTCCTCGCGCGTCGACGAGTCGGCGGACATGCGGCTCGCCCTCGGACGCTTCGAGATCCGCCGCAACAACCTGGCCGCCGCGATTCGCGAGCTGAACCGCGCGCTCCAGCTCGACGCGGATCTGCCGCCGGCGATCTTCGCGCTCGGCGTGGCCCACCGGCGCGCGGGGCATCTCGAGCGCGCGGCCGAGACCTTCGAGCGGCTCGCCCGGATCGACACCTCGCACCCGGGCCTCGCGCTCGAGCGAGGGCTGCTCTTCGAGGCGCGCGGCGAGTCCGAGCGCGCGGTGGCGTCCTACCGGGAGGCGCTCGAGGCCGCGCCGAACGACATGGATCTGCTGCTCCGGCTGGGCGCGGCGCAGGTGGCGGCGGGTCAGACCGACGAGGCCGAGGACACGCTCGAGCGCGTGCGCCAGTCGCGTCCCAACTCGGCCGAGGCCAATCACTTCATGGGCCGCGTCCAGTTCGCGCGCGGTCAGTACACCGAGGCGCTCGGCCCGCTGCGGCAGGCGGTGCGGCTCGATCCGTCGCGCGGCGAGTTCCACCTCTACGTCGGCTGGGCCGGGCTCGAGGCGGGCTCGCTCGGTGAGGCGCTCACGAGCGTCGAGGACGCGATCGAGCGCGACCCGAGCCTGGGCGACGCCTACTGGATCCGAGGGGAGGTCCTCCTCCGATCCGGGCGCCCGCGCGACGCGCTCGACGACCTGGTGCGCGCGCTCGAGCTCAAGCCGAGCCGCACCGAGATCTACGCCGCGATGGGCCAGGCGCACAACGAGCTGCGCAACCTCGCCGAGGCGGAGGCGGCCTATCAGCAGGCCGTCTCGCGCGTCGACGACAACGGTGAGTGGTGGTACCGGCTCGGGCGCCTCCGCATGGACCGCGGCAACCGCGGCGAGGCGAAGCTCGCGCTCGCCCGCGCCACGCTCCTCGGCGACGCGACGACGCCCCTGCCGGGGTGGCTCGCCGACGCGCACCGTCTCCAGGCGGACGCGATCCGGCTGGGCGGCAACCGCGGCGAGCGGCGCGAGGCCGTGCAGCACTACCGTCGGTACCTCGAGCTGGCCCCGGCCGGCGCGATCGACCGGGCCGACGTCAGGCGCACGCTCATGGATCTCGGCGAGGTCCCGCCCCCCGAGTGAGCTTTTTCTCACAGGCGGGCTGGCCCGGGCCCGAAGCCGCGCCAGCCTGCGCGGCATGACGACCCGCCTGACGATCCTCTGTGCCCTCCTCCTCTCGATCCCCGGCTGCGGGGGTGGCGACACCGCCGAAGCGAGCTCGCACGACGAAGCGCTCGCCGCGGGGGACGAATCGACCGCCCACCACGCGCACGGCGAGAGCGAGAGTGAAGAAGAGGTCCAGAACCCCTCCGAGCCCGTCGAGACGCGCGAGGACGGCTCGCGCCTCTACGGCAGCGTCATGAGCGAGACCGACGTCACGCCGCTCGCCACCATCCTCTCCGGGGCGAGCGAGTACGCGGGCCAGGTCGTGAAGACCGAAGGCGAGATCACCCAGGTCTGTCAGCGCATGGGCTGCTGGATGGAGATCCGCGCCGAAGAGGGAAGCCCCGGCATCCGCGTGCCCATGGCCGGCCACTCGTTCTTCCTCCCGCGCGATCTCTCGGGGAGCCGGGTCACCGTCGAGGGCACCGTCGTGGTCGCCGAGCTCGACGAGGAGACCCGCGCCCACCTCGCGGAGGAGGGCGGCGAGGCGCTCGACCAGGACGTGAGCATCGAGGCCACGGCCGTCCTCGTCTACGCGCGCTGATCCACCCACGCGCTCACAGCTGGGCGCCAGGGGGCTTGCGTGACTCGAAGACCAGCGAGAGCGTGATCTGGCCGTGGCCCGGCTGGGTCACGTCCGCGAAGCCGAGCAGCGCCTGTGAACGCATCCTGCTCGACGGCGAGCCGCTCGGGGTGTGCCTGCC includes the following:
- a CDS encoding sigma 54-interacting transcriptional regulator, with product MTARFLVVDDDPVYARTLRRTLERGGHDVTTVGTAQEARERFDAASPEVVILDYQLPDANGLELLEELRPKATGAVFLLNTAYPDLSLAVDAIRRGAFDYVAKDLEPAEWTMRIERAVDVAHLRRRVVEAGATSGGDGGMLGESATMRRLRSRLDALAKSDDTTAFIVGETGTGKGVIARLVHAKSGRAYEPFVAVDCTTIPATLVESELFGHEKGAFSGATHSKTGRVEAAGQGTLFLDEIGELELPMQAKLLRLLEEREFTRVGSTKPRKLVARIIAATNRDLSRAVAEGRFRADLRYRLEVFVVEVPPLRERGDDIFLLATHFAQERARTLGRDEPSFDAEVLEAMSRYPFPGNVRELRNMVEQAVLLSPGDTITLEAFPVLTKVAAGWEPPRAVYAGAPPHESAPPGPSLGLGPSSQPPLGQIVGQGAAPSAPPSHAAPYASGDQPARPRTAPQDLESIREAHATQERQRLLDALEATGGNVSAAARQLGLSRYQVLRRLTKYGLR
- a CDS encoding 5-formyltetrahydrofolate cyclo-ligase produces the protein MEEPDESWIRAQVKAEIRTRRLATRRALPREANEKRSRAICERIMALPEWERAGTVLAFVSMPREVQTRVAVEAAWTAGKQIATTRLSRSDPGALELCEWTRDTPLEESGMMFLQPPRESPLVADDAIDLVLVPALAVDARGHRIGFGKGFYDRLLPRLTNAFRVAVAFDFEQIAEVPNVETDAPVHAIVTDEKVLRVE
- a CDS encoding cell division protein ZapA → MPEKRTVTLEIAGAKYRMTSDAEEEHLLALAEMINERIDALGPKAARTATPAQLLAVVALGLADDLRSAELRRREVEQVTRSAVEQAIARIDDRLSTGS
- a CDS encoding tetratricopeptide repeat protein, with product MQVACPSCSAEYPVDERRLPASGLKMRCPKCGARFHVHPDGRVDPADSGATSSGARFPKPGASKPGASRPGPAVPKPPSGAFSDLPAPKSAQKPAQRKAPIAPDFGDGLDLPAPKSARKPPAPPGPPKRKPIAPPLGQGDLDLDLPAVSQRGAAKGAPGKPPAPELDLDLPAPKASKPKIAPPVPDLDLDLPAPVSSRGAAAKKPIAPPLGDLDLPAPRSASPGTASPRTASPRTPEKPSAPGGFDDGLDLPAPRRAAKPAEDDFELDLPAPRGQSPAASEPDEEIDLPARRGSDPRTAPTPAAPVPAAEPDIDLPARRAATRRDPLDDLDLPAPKAASGGGAFGDLDLPAPRQSAPRQEPKPALADDSRTPFDDLDLPVARDGGVDLPAAKGFGDVDLPRAKTRSVIEEADEAFGDLDLPMPKSVRPGGQDDGFGDLDLPTPKGSTDLPAAKGGGFGDLDLPTPKGSADLPVAKDDGFGDLDLPTPRSDLPMPKDDGFGDLDLPVPRGASDLPAPAESADLPVARGEADLPAVSGDFDELSLPEPRSLPPGPAPVDDAPGIGMEEGDVRDASGRTGLGGTAFGELDLGEGGDADDMEFADIPQEGGAAGEARDSLPPPRVVAQKKKDVSGPKAPRKNRGVLVAAALLGLLLAVGAGLGFTPYGYFGVYFFDRFMPGAGDPAQVRAAITSAEELAASDRWADVRRSMIALGRARSEAGLNRELLARSLVHHALFQLRFDDASDTGKASQIMARLQERGAMDGPEMALARAANLARTRNPAAGPALAQARAHDAADPYVDLLAGELALGNGDLGAALEAFERAAEHGGGTRALWGIARARLGMGDEAAAAAVDAVLEATPTHGEAMVRQARMRLEAGDAEAAMQLARQVTGHEPVGEERLWSSPGARAEAWTLIGSVQEQRGRLTQALAAYDQALEAHDAHVPALLGAGRVLLHDRPNDALVRFESVLQAEGAADGIVPSGRTAQQEAQLGAARAMLAADRVQEAKATLEGLAGAREDDGEVLLWLGRAEEALDPPNHEAAEQHYRAAIQAAPDGFAPYLALAELFLDTERGSDAGAVLAQASSRVDESADMRLALGRFEIRRNNLAAAIRELNRALQLDADLPPAIFALGVAHRRAGHLERAAETFERLARIDTSHPGLALERGLLFEARGESERAVASYREALEAAPNDMDLLLRLGAAQVAAGQTDEAEDTLERVRQSRPNSAEANHFMGRVQFARGQYTEALGPLRQAVRLDPSRGEFHLYVGWAGLEAGSLGEALTSVEDAIERDPSLGDAYWIRGEVLLRSGRPRDALDDLVRALELKPSRTEIYAAMGQAHNELRNLAEAEAAYQQAVSRVDDNGEWWYRLGRLRMDRGNRGEAKLALARATLLGDATTPLPGWLADAHRLQADAIRLGGNRGERREAVQHYRRYLELAPAGAIDRADVRRTLMDLGEVPPPE
- a CDS encoding DUF4920 domain-containing protein codes for the protein MTTRLTILCALLLSIPGCGGGDTAEASSHDEALAAGDESTAHHAHGESESEEEVQNPSEPVETREDGSRLYGSVMSETDVTPLATILSGASEYAGQVVKTEGEITQVCQRMGCWMEIRAEEGSPGIRVPMAGHSFFLPRDLSGSRVTVEGTVVVAELDEETRAHLAEEGGEALDQDVSIEATAVLVYAR